The following proteins are co-located in the Mus caroli chromosome 7, CAROLI_EIJ_v1.1, whole genome shotgun sequence genome:
- the Uros gene encoding uroporphyrinogen-III synthase isoform X1, translating to MKVLLLKDAKEDDSGQDPYIQELRLCGLEATLIPVLSFEFMSLPSLSEKLSHPEGFGGLIFTSPRAVEAVKLCLEKDNKTEAWEKSLKDRWNAKSVYVVGRATASLVNKIGLDAKGAGSGNAEKLAEYICSKPSSELPLLFPCGTIKGDTLPKMLKDKGIPMESMHVYQTIPHPGIQGSLESYYENQGIPASITFFSPSGLKYSLEYIQALSGSSFDQIKFIAIGPSTTRAMAAKGLPVSCTAESPTPQALAAGIRNVLKPNNCC from the exons ATGAAGGTTCTCTTACTAAAAGACGCCAAGGAGGATGACAGTGGCCAGGATCCATATATCCAG GAGCTGCGATTGTGTGGCCTGGAAGCCACACTGATTCCTGTGCTGTCGTTTGAGTTTATGTCTCTCCCCAGTTTGTCAGAAAAG CTGTCTCATCCTGAAGGCTTTGGAGGACTCATTTTCACCAGCCCCAGGGCAGTGGAAGCAGTGAAGCTGTGTTTGGAGAAAGACAATAAAACTGAAG CCTGGGAGAAGTCTCTGAAAGACAGATGGAATGCCAAGTCTGTGTACGTGGTTGGACGTGCCACCGCTTCTCTAG tGAATAAAATTGGCCTGGATGCAAAAGGAGCGGGCAGTGGAAATGCAGAAAAGCTTGCTGAATATATTTGCTCAA AGCCGTCTTCAGAGctgcctcttctctttccatGTGGAACTATCAAAGGAGACACTCTTCCAAAAATGCTCAAGGACAAAG GGATCCCCATGGAAAGCATGCATGTCTATCAGACAATTCCACACCCTGGAATCCAAGGGAGCCTGGAGAGCTACTATGAAAATCAG GGTATCCCAGCCAGCATCACGTTTTTCAGTCCCTCCGGCCTTAAATACAGCCTCGAGTATATTCAGGCGTTATCTGGCAGCAGCTTTGACCAGATTAAG TTTATAGCCATTGGCCCCAGTACAACTCGTGCTATGGCTGCCAAGGGCCTGCCTGTGAGCTGCACTGCAGAGAGCCCCACACCACAAGCCCTGGCTGCAGGCATCAGGAATGTGCTGAAGCCAAACAACTGCTGCTGA
- the Uros gene encoding uroporphyrinogen-III synthase isoform X2, with the protein MKVLLLKDAKEDDSGQDPYIQELRLCGLEATLIPVLSFEFMSLPSLSEKLSHPEGFGGLIFTSPRAVEAVKLCLEKDNKTEAWEKSLKDRWNAKSVYVVGRATASLVNKIGLDAKGAGSGNAEKLAEYICSNGLLGEQRSSSHAPGSLQLRQKCASQFLPTSGAAALSVETSSGPSSSNSCTVSLLWQYEGVKERLLNHPEALGCLWDEDCWKVELFGFL; encoded by the exons ATGAAGGTTCTCTTACTAAAAGACGCCAAGGAGGATGACAGTGGCCAGGATCCATATATCCAG GAGCTGCGATTGTGTGGCCTGGAAGCCACACTGATTCCTGTGCTGTCGTTTGAGTTTATGTCTCTCCCCAGTTTGTCAGAAAAG CTGTCTCATCCTGAAGGCTTTGGAGGACTCATTTTCACCAGCCCCAGGGCAGTGGAAGCAGTGAAGCTGTGTTTGGAGAAAGACAATAAAACTGAAG CCTGGGAGAAGTCTCTGAAAGACAGATGGAATGCCAAGTCTGTGTACGTGGTTGGACGTGCCACCGCTTCTCTAG tGAATAAAATTGGCCTGGATGCAAAAGGAGCGGGCAGTGGAAATGCAGAAAAGCTTGCTGAATATATTTGCTCAA ATGGCCTCCTGGGTGAACAGAGATCGAGCTCCCATGCTCCAGGTAGCCTTCAGTTGAGGCAGAAGTGCGCATCTCAGTTCTTACCTACATCCGGGGCTGCTGCTTTGTCTGTGGAGACTTCCTCAGGTCCGTCCTCCTCCAACTCCTGCACTGTCAGTCTTCTCTGGCAGTATGAAGGGGTGAAGGAGAGACTCTTGAATCATCCAGAAGCTCTTGGCTGCCTTTGGGACGAAGATTGCTGGAAAGTTGAGCTGTTTGGCTTCCTGTAG